The following nucleotide sequence is from Alphaproteobacteria bacterium.
CGACGAAGGCAGGATTATCGACCGACCCAAGGGCATGCCTTGCGCAACGATTTCGCCTGGCATAAAGGGGAGCGTGTATCCAGTGTCGTCGCGGTGATGCTGGCGCTCGACAACGAGGCCGTTCATGCATTGGCCCGCCTGGTATCCGCCTTCTATAGCGGGCTACGTGAATGTGTCCGTGACTCGCAATCTGGAGAACCAACGATCATGACCAGCCCAACTGGTACCGCCGCCCCCTCTCGGCAGCTCCTTCGGGCGATCATCGATATCGCCGAGGCTGCCGGTGCGATAACGTTGAAATATTTTGGCGATAATCCGACGTTTGTCGAAAAGCCCGACAAGTCGCCGGTGACGGAGGCCGATCTCGCCGCCGAAGACCTAATTTTGAAAAGACTGCGCCGGCTGGCACCGAATACGATGATCGTCTCCGAGGAAGCGGACGGTGACCGGGATGAATCGGCCGTTCCAATGGACGAATTTTGGCTCGTGGATCCGCTGGACGGGACCAAGGAATTCATCGCCGGCCGCGACGAATTCACCGTAAACATCGGCCTTATCCGAGACGGCCGTCCCATCCTCGGAGTCGTTCACGCGCCCGCGCGGGCCTTGACCTATGCCGGCTACGCTGGCTTCGCCATCGAACTTGCCGGCGGCAGCGAACGCAAGATCGCGGCGCGGACGCCGCCCAAAAGCGGGCTCATCGCGGTCGCGAGTCGGTCGCACCGCACCGAACAAGAAGATGCAGTCCTTGGGCGCTACCTTATCGACCGCGTTGTAGGTGCCGGAAGTTCGCTGAAATTTTGTCTCATTGCGGCCGGAGAGGCCGACATCTATCCGCGTTGCGGCCGGACCATGGAGTGGGACACCGCGGCGGGA
It contains:
- the cysQ gene encoding 3'(2'),5'-bisphosphate nucleotidase CysQ; protein product: MTSPTGTAAPSRQLLRAIIDIAEAAGAITLKYFGDNPTFVEKPDKSPVTEADLAAEDLILKRLRRLAPNTMIVSEEADGDRDESAVPMDEFWLVDPLDGTKEFIAGRDEFTVNIGLIRDGRPILGVVHAPARALTYAGYAGFAIELAGGSERKIAARTPPKSGLIAVASRSHRTEQEDAVLGRYLIDRVVGAGSSLKFCLIAAGEADIYPRCGRTMEWDTAAGHAILSAAGGTVTTLEGTALGYGKTGFCNPYFIARGDFS